The DNA window CTGGTTCGCGTTGATGGCGAGCTGGGCCCCGGCGTTACCGCCAAGGACATTGTATTGGCCGTGATCGGTAAGATCGGCACCGCCGGCGGTACGGGCTATGCCATTGAGTTTGGCGGCGAAGCGATCCGCAAGCTGTCCATGGAAGGCCGGATGACCATCTGCAACATGGCCATCGAAGCAGGCGCCCGGGTGGGCATGGTGGCGGTGGATCAGACCACCATCGATTATGTGAAGGGTCGCCCTTTTGCGCCCAAGGCAGATCAGTGGGATGCCGCGGTGGCTTACTGGAACACCCTGCACAGCGATGCCGATGCGGTGTTTGATGCGGTAGTGGAATTGAATGGCGCTGAGATCGAGCCCCAGGTGACCTGGGGCACCAGCCCGGAAATGGTGGGTCCGGTAGGCGGTACCGTCCCGTCTCCTGAGGACTTCGCTGACCCCGTGAAGCGCAGCGCCTGTGAGTCGGCTTTGAAATACATGGGCCTGAAAGGTGGCCAGAAAATCACCGATATTCAGCTGGACAAGGTGTTTATTGGCTCCTGCACCAACTCCCGTATTGAAGATTTGCGCGAAGCCGCTGCGGTAGTGAAGGGCAAAAAGGTCGCCTCTAACATCAAAGAAGCGCTGGTAGTGCCCGGATCCGGTTTGGTGAAACAGCAGGCCGAAGCCGAGGGTCTGGATGCGATCTTCACTGAGGCGGGTTTGCTGTGGCGCGAGCCCGGCTGCTCCATGTGTCTGGCCATGAACGCTGACAAACTGGGGGCAGGGGAGCACTGTGCCTCCACCTCCAACCGTAACTTTGAAGGCCGTCAGGGCTTTGGTGGTCGCACCCATCTGGTGAGTCCGGCGATGGCCGCCGCCGCGGCGATTGCGGGGCACTTTGTCGATGTGCGAACTATGAATCGCTGATTAGCTACTGCGCTCACCAGAAGAGCCTCCGGCGGTGCTCAAAATGCTCATTTATTTGCATATAAACTCCGCTTTTTCCGCTCCGGCGGCGACTCTTCTGGCATCGCTCGTAACGCTACTCAACGACTCAAATTTGGAGTAATGAAAGCATGAAACCATTCACTACCTTAAACGGTCTCGCGGCGCCGATGGATCGCGCCAATGTCGATACCGATATGATCATCCCCAAGCAGTTTCTGAAGTCGATCAAGCGCAGCGGCTTTGGTCCCAATCTGTTTGACGAGCTGCGTTACCTGGATGAAGGCAAACCCGGTCAGGAATGCAGCGGTCGCCCCCTGAACCCGGATTTCCCTCTCAATCAGGATCGTTACCAGGGCGCTTCCATCCTGCTGGCCCGGGAAAATTTCGGCTGCGGCTCCAGCCGTGAGCACGCCCCCTGGGCGCTGGAAGACTACGGTTTTCGCTGTGTGATCGCCCCGAGTTTTGCCGATATCTTCTTCAATAACTGCTTCAAAAATGGAATTCTTCCTATTGTTTTAAAGGCAGATATTGTCGACAAGTTGTTTCAGGAAATGTATGCCGTCGAGGGCTACAAACTGTTGGTGGACCTGCCCACCCAGACTATTCAGACTCCGGCCGGTGAGAGTATCGCCTTCGAAGTGGACAGCTTCCGCAAGCACTGTCTGATCAACGGTCTGGATGATATTGGTCTGACCCTGGAAGACGCTGATGACATTCGCGCCTTTGAGGGTAAGTGGCGGCAGAAGTCGCCGTGGTTGTTTGCTTGAGGCGAGACGCTAGAAGCAAGACGTGAGACGCAAAAGCAAGCGAGGTCTTGACAGCGCTTCGGGTTAGGCAAGACTCTCTCGCGTCTCGCGTCTCGCGTCTCGCGTCTCGCGTCTCGCGTCTCGCGTCTCGCGTCTCGCGTCTCGCGTCTCGCGTCTCGCGTCTCGCGTCTCGCGTCTCGCTGAGCCCACAAGGTCTTTCACAAATTCATAGATTGGAGACACAAACGTTGTCCACTACATCGCCCCAAAAGAAAATCGCCATCCTGGCCGGTGACGGCATTGGCCCCGAAATCATGGCCCAGGCCAGCCGGGTGCTGGAACTGGTCAATGAAAAATACAGCCTGAATTTGGTGCTGGAAGAAGGTCTGGTGGGCGGCGCGGCCATCGATGCCACTGGCACGGCCTTGCCGGAAGAAACCGTTGCCCTGGTGGATGCCGCGGATGCCATTTTGCTGGGCGCGGTGGGCGGCCCCAAGTGGGACACGCTGCCACCGGCGGATCGTCCAGAGAAAGCCGGTCTGTTGGCGATTCGCTCCCGGCTGGATCTGTTTGGCAACCTGCGCCCGGCGCTGCTGTACCCTCAATTGGCTGATGCTTCGTCCCTGAAGCCCGAGCTGGTCGCGGGTCTGGATATCCTGATTGTGCGGGAGCTGACCGGCGGTATTTACTTCGGCAAGCCCCGGGGCATTCGCACCCTGGAGAACGGCGAGCGGGAAGGTTACAACACCTATGTGTATAACGAATCCCAGATTCGCCGCATCGCCAAGGTGGCCTTTGAGCTGGCCCAGAAGCGGGGCGGTCGCCTGTGCAGTGTGGACAAGGCCAATGTGCTGGAAGTGACCATGCTGTGGCGGGAAGTGGTGCAGGACATGGCCAAGGACTACCCGGATGTGGAGCTGAGCCATATGTATGTGGACAACGCCGCCATGCAGCTGGTGCGGGCGCCCAAGCAGTTTGACGTGATGGTCACCGGCAATATGTTCGGCGACATTCTGTCTGACGCCGCCGCCATGCTCACCGGCTCCATCGGCATGCTGCCCTCGGCCTCACTGGACGTGAATGGCAAGGGCATGTACGAGCCCTGTCACGGCAGTGCCCCGGATATTGCTGGCCAGAACAAAGCCAACCCCCTGGCCACCATTTTGTCGGTGGCCATGATGCTGCGTTACTCCCTGGATGCCCCCGAGGCGGCCCAGCGGATTGAAGACGCGGTGAGCACGGTGCTGGATCAGGGCCTGCGCACCCCAGACATTGCGTCTGAGGGCTGCAAGCTTGTCAGCACCATTGAAATGGGTGACGCGGTGATGGCCGCCCTGGGCTGATTGGGTTTTTCAGTCATTCTCGCCCTGAACATTCAGAATTTTGGAGGAGTAGCACAATGCAAAAAGTAGGATTTGTCGGTTGGAGAGGCATGGTTGGCTCGGTACTGATGGGCCGCATGAAGGACGAAAACGATTTCGCGGGCATTGAGCCGGTGTTCTTCACCACCTCCAATGTCGGTGGTGAGGGGCCGGATATCGGCCGGGACATTCCCTCCCTCAAGGACGCCAGCAATATCGACGAGCTGGCGGCCATGGACATCATTATTTCCTGCCAGGGCGGCGACTACACCAAGGAAGTGTTTCAGCCCTTGCGGGACAGCGGCTGGAATGGCTACTGGATTGACGCGGCGTCTTCCCTGCGGATGAAAGATGACGCCATCATTATTCTGGACCCGGTCAATCTGGATGTGATCAAGCAGGGCCTGGACAAGGGCGTAAAGAACTTTATCGGCGGCAACTGCACCGTCAGCCTGATGCTGATGGGCCTGGGCGGCCTGTTCCGGGAAGGCCTGGTGGAGTGGGTGAGCGCCCAAACCTATCAGGCGGCCTCCGGCGCCGGTGCCCAGAATATGCGCGAACTGATTAACCAGATGGGCGCCATCCGCGACAGCG is part of the Spongiibacter taiwanensis genome and encodes:
- the leuC gene encoding 3-isopropylmalate dehydratase large subunit; the protein is MAGKTLYDKLWDDHVVKTRDDGTALIYIDRQLVHEVTSPQAFEGLRLAGRKPWRIDANLATPDHNVPTEKTQRSGGVDGIEDEVSRIQVKTLDENCEEFGITEFAINDIRQGIVHVVGPEQGATLPGMTVVCGDSHTATHGALGALAHGIGTSEVEHVLATQCLIQKKSKNMLVRVDGELGPGVTAKDIVLAVIGKIGTAGGTGYAIEFGGEAIRKLSMEGRMTICNMAIEAGARVGMVAVDQTTIDYVKGRPFAPKADQWDAAVAYWNTLHSDADAVFDAVVELNGAEIEPQVTWGTSPEMVGPVGGTVPSPEDFADPVKRSACESALKYMGLKGGQKITDIQLDKVFIGSCTNSRIEDLREAAAVVKGKKVASNIKEALVVPGSGLVKQQAEAEGLDAIFTEAGLLWREPGCSMCLAMNADKLGAGEHCASTSNRNFEGRQGFGGRTHLVSPAMAAAAAIAGHFVDVRTMNR
- the leuD gene encoding 3-isopropylmalate dehydratase small subunit, translated to MKPFTTLNGLAAPMDRANVDTDMIIPKQFLKSIKRSGFGPNLFDELRYLDEGKPGQECSGRPLNPDFPLNQDRYQGASILLARENFGCGSSREHAPWALEDYGFRCVIAPSFADIFFNNCFKNGILPIVLKADIVDKLFQEMYAVEGYKLLVDLPTQTIQTPAGESIAFEVDSFRKHCLINGLDDIGLTLEDADDIRAFEGKWRQKSPWLFA
- the leuB gene encoding 3-isopropylmalate dehydrogenase encodes the protein MAQASRVLELVNEKYSLNLVLEEGLVGGAAIDATGTALPEETVALVDAADAILLGAVGGPKWDTLPPADRPEKAGLLAIRSRLDLFGNLRPALLYPQLADASSLKPELVAGLDILIVRELTGGIYFGKPRGIRTLENGEREGYNTYVYNESQIRRIAKVAFELAQKRGGRLCSVDKANVLEVTMLWREVVQDMAKDYPDVELSHMYVDNAAMQLVRAPKQFDVMVTGNMFGDILSDAAAMLTGSIGMLPSASLDVNGKGMYEPCHGSAPDIAGQNKANPLATILSVAMMLRYSLDAPEAAQRIEDAVSTVLDQGLRTPDIASEGCKLVSTIEMGDAVMAALG